The DNA region caaataataaaagtaaaatgaatgctTTAACATAGATTATATTATTAATACAATGCtaataataaatgttattattgtaattgGATAATACAAAAACCatgacataaaatttttaaatcagattaccaatatatagaaatgaagaacaaGTAGAAATGGGGTGAAAAAATGAAAGCCAAAagcaggaaaggagggagaaaaataaaataatctgtaCAATTTGAGGTCTTCAGTCTCATTGATAAAGTTTGAACCCTAGGTTTTCTCTTGGCATTTTTCTTGGCAGTGGCCACCTGTCCTCCTGTGCCAAGCTTCCTAATGTAAGTCCATTAAGACACCAAGAGGGTCCTGCATGGATTTCTCAGAATCTCAGAGGGCATAGAAGAGGGTTCTTCAAATTCAACCCACATACTAGGACCAGAAATGTTTCATAGCTTTCCaaaattcaaacagacaaaagtATCTAGGTAGGTACCTTAACCCTCTGGTTATGATTTAATAGCAAATGTCTAAAACACATAACTTCTCTGATTCTGACTGCTATAAACTATACTACCAAGCTGCATATATGCAGAAACACACACATATTCCAGAATGCTGGAGATAACCACTTTGGTTAAATttccatctttgtttttttctccatggGAGCATTCCTTTGCCTATACCATCACTACGGTGTAAAGTTCAGGTTCTGAATAGCAGTTCCTTAGTGGTATCACTTTATGTGACTGCTGTCACACTACTAATTTTTGTATTCTTTGACCAAATCTGAATAATCTTAATCTACACATGCCTGGATATCCTCTGATCTCACCTCTGGGGCATACATACAATACTGTATGATGTTAACAGTATTGAACTTCTAAACCATGGTATTACATAAATGGTATTAAATAATCACACACTTACTTAATGAGAGTTCCaaacaaattaagaaatacaTATAGGACTCAGATGGgtgtaaatatttgattctttcatgaTAGATGTAGATTGAATGGTTTGGATGAGAAGGTTTCCTTAAACTGACGTGCTTTACCTGCCAAAGGCACAGATCATTTCTAAAATTGTAAGGTCAGGGCACTCAGTCCTAAGTGAGCTAACTCAGTGGCAACAGAGCAAAGACAGTGGCTTGCTTGTTTTATGGGTAGGCAGTCaccaaggaggaaaggaaaagttcAAATCATTCATGAGCAGAGATTTTATCCCAATCTCACCAAGCAGATAAACTTTGTAGAAAACTAGACAATAATCTAAGCTTATTAACCATTCTCCAGTGGAAATTTTTGAACATGTACAAAGGGAAGATACTGTTCAGTTAGTGTGTTTGAATCAAAATACAACTAGATTCACACATCACATTTAACTGTTATGTTACAAAAAGTTTTTCATTCTCCACAGTTCTTTCATTTTATCAATCAATGAAAGAGAACAATTCATTTGTACTGTATAATATACTAGATTATTTAAGTAATTACTTCCTTTCTTTAACGATATGAGTTAACTGTTTATCTTCCAATTTCTTATGTGTTAATTAGACATAGATTGTATTAGATTCACCATCATATTTTTAGGCAAAAGAAATTAATAGATGAAATTGCATGCTCCTTATTACATTGTATcatgagacaaataaaaatttagtaatGCTGAGAATGATCAGTGTGTGCAGGTGTTATCAACCTGATACCTTTATTATAAATATTGCCATCAACATTTCAGTAATAGCTTTTAACATATTCTAATGCAATGTATAAATCCATAATATCATTATTCTGTCTacaatgttgatttttttgtggatttttgtgAATTAGCCCCCTCTTTCATCAGTATTTGATTACCTGGAATACAGTAAAAATTTTTGGTTATTTTCCCCATTTACCCCTGTTGTGGGTGGTAATTTAATGTCCTAGCAACTTCCAACAGTGATCAATCAGGTTATTTCCttttataatgatataaattCATGGAGTTtgcatttttgatattttctacCTATTGCAATTCTAATTGCAATgatttttttgcttcctttccctctggCACAAGAGATTCCACACTCATTTTGTATATGTCCTATCCCTAACCTAGAAACAACTATTTCTCCATGAAACTCTGGTTCTTCCTGGTGGGAAATAATATTTAGAGACTACAATTCACTGCCAGAATTCCTTAGAACCTAACAGAGCCCCAAGTAATACCAAAGAATTTCCTCTATTTAATTTTACAGATTTAGTGTTTGCCCTTAGAATGGACATGGAAAATACTCTTCATACTTTTACCATTGACAAGTCCATCAATCAACTAGACATAAACTCAAACTTAATAGCTgccatattttcaataaatttcaagATTGTGTCCCTTATTTAATACTTGTTTAAGGCTCAAACAACTTTAGATATAAGTTTTCCACTTCTATATAGAGTTTAtatcacaatttcattcctgGCATGAATTGGCTATTTAACTCTCCCTAGGATAGTTGGTGATCTTGTAATCAACTCATACTAAGTATGAATAAATACTTACTCACACCTTGAATTGTAACACTACCCCCACTATTACTATATGTAGGCATGTTCATTTGACAACTAAACATTCAGTCTTATTGGTATAAAATGCATATTTGTCCTAGAACTTGTTAGTTTTAAACTTAGCTTTAGGtagctatttttaaattgaatttgaaTCTTAAGCTgtaagaaaaataggaatatgTTTCCTCCTCTATTTTGATGCTTTTAGTAAATCAATCTTGGAATAACTTTAGGAagtcattaaatatttcttctcaaaGTGCTAAATATAGATACCCTAAAATTCCGAGTTTTTACTTTGAAAGGCATTCTACATTATGTCAAATCTGCAGgttctaaaatgaaatattttgcacCTTAGCTTGGtgggctaaataaaatataaggtTATAATTTGGAGCATATTATCAAACCATGTCATCATATAtacttttatgtttgttttattaatagaGTCATTTGTAGACCTCACCCAATATGCTTCCAAAGGACTGTACAAAATTGATCTGAGACATATTTTACCCTATCTTCAGATACCCCTACAGAccaattcaaaattcaaaagaaatatatgaacatatgctgtaaaaactgaaagaagttaaaaagcaagtaactatatattttaaataagctGATTTTCTGTTGGATTTTAGGGGAAGATTCATATTCTATCTCTAGCAGAATCtttaaaattgacatcttaaaatcaCGTTGGAAGGGAGCAACCCCTCAAAGACAGAATCAGGAATGGAAATCTAAAGTCTTCAAGGGGTGGCAGAGGGCGGGAAAAGATATGTGGCACATGATGGTACAGAACAGAGATTGCGGGGAAAGGgagatcctacttaaaatttcATGAAGGATGATAGAACATCAAAAAATATGGGCAATTTTCCCCTGCACTCAGGCCATACTGAGATCTTAGCAACCCTACCTCAAGTGGAATAAAGGTAATCACAGCACTCTTTATCCTGGAAGTTTGCCAGAGAATTTCTCTTCAATAATTTGTGAATATCACTCTTTATCCTAGGGAATTTGCATTAATatattcacattttctttcccACATTTCTTTTGTTCAATAGCCATACTTTACAGTAGAGTCAACTGGgttaacaaaaaggaaaataaccccACTGACTCCACTgacctttctgaggaactatcACTATTTTTATCAGAATTATTATCAGGAACAAACCCAAAAGCTAACTAAATGAAACATAATATTCAAATATAAGCTAACATTATAAAGCAAGATAATCActacattaaaataagaaatattttagaagagaaaaaagcTTTTTTCAACCAAATAAGTTCTTTGTAAAAACAGAATACAATTTTGGGTTTTATGTAAGACAACAAAATCATTTCTTACATTATAATTAAATTCACTACTATCATAATTGGATTTATCcatttcagaaattgaaaattttaaaatttttattaaaaaatagtcCCATTATGTGTCATACAAAATTATTCTTACTTGTTCATCACATACACAGGATCAAAATTTACTCTGCTCTTGCTGAATGAAAAAGCATTctataaaataattgtaaattaAACCCAACTCTGATTTACATTGTAATTCATACCATCTGTTCACACATAAATCTGACATTTATGAAACATGATATGTATTCCCAAAAGCATAATGCTatttctattattgttgaaatgttttCCTTGACTAAATAATTGACTTTaggatttcttttaaatatttagtttcatctttaaaattatgGTTCTCCCTACAAATACTCCATTTATATGCTAAGTTCTGGAAAGAACTCTCTGAGAGAACCTAACTGAAAACATGCATTGCAATTAATATGATCTCCGAATAATATCACATACAAAAAACTTTGAATTTCTGAAGTGGAATTAGGAACAGATTTTTAGCCAGAAATGATAGAATGGAGGGGGGATGCTCAAGATGGACTGAAATTCCcaatataatatgaaaatatgtacacctagacaaaataaaccaaggtaaaatagcaaatttttattcacttttccttcacatttttcaaaactttctcATTTGTTAGAGGCAAATAAAATTTTCTGGACTATGTCCTTGAAGGCATGTTTCACTTGTTGATTCCTTAGGGTGTAAATGAAGGGGTTCAACAAGGGGGTAACTGAGGTATTGAGCACAGCTACTCCTTTACTTAAAGCCACTCTATCATTTGCTGATGGTTTTATGTACATGAAGATGCAACTACCATAAGAGATGGAAATGACAATCATGTGGGAAGAAGAGGTAGAAAAGGCTTTTGTCCTTTGCTGAACAGAAGGAAATTTGAGAATTGTCTTGATGATGTAACCATAGGAAAGAATCACTAACATCAATGTGACCATTAGTGTCActaaagccaagaaaaaagatattaattCTAGGAAATGTATATCTGAACAAGAGATCTGCAGGATGGGAGAAGAATCACAAATAAAATGATCAATGACATTGGAAGCACAGAATTCCAACTTGAGTCCCATAATCACTGGGGGAAAGATAATCAGGAATCCAGTTACCGAAGAACTGATTACAAGTTGATAACAAACTCTGTTGCTcatgatggttgtataatgaaggggtttgcagatggccacatagtggTCATAGGACAGGGCAGCCAAAAGATAAAATTCAGTTACTCCCaagaagatgcagaaaaatagcTGAGTCATGCAACTATATAGGAAATAGTTTTGTCATTTGTCACAAGACTCACCAGGAATCTTTGAATAGAAACAGTtgtgagggcgggccgcggtggctcagcgggcaaagtgcttgcctgctatgccggaggacctcggttcgattcccggccccagcccatgtaacaaaaacgg from Tamandua tetradactyla isolate mTamTet1 chromosome 7, mTamTet1.pri, whole genome shotgun sequence includes:
- the LOC143690104 gene encoding LOW QUALITY PROTEIN: olfactory receptor 6C75-like (The sequence of the model RefSeq protein was modified relative to this genomic sequence to represent the inferred CDS: inserted 1 base in 1 codon) → MKNDSLQTEFILLGLTDDPEQQVAIFLFLFLTYMLSVTGNLIIIILTLLDSHLKTPMYFFLWNFSFLEISFTTPPRPALTTVSIQRFLVSLVTNDKTISYXSCMTQLFFCIFLGVTEFYLLAALSYDHYVAICKPLHYTTIMSNRVCYQLVISSSVTGFLIIFPPVIMGLKLEFCASNVIDHFICDSSPILQISCSDIHFLELISFFLALVTLMVTLMLVILSYGYIIKTILKFPSVQQRTKAFSTSSSHMIVISISYGSCIFMYIKPSANDRVALSKGVAVLNTSVTPLLNPFIYTLRNQQVKHAFKDIVQKILFASNK